One genomic window of Vicugna pacos chromosome 18, VicPac4, whole genome shotgun sequence includes the following:
- the PSPH gene encoding phosphoserine phosphatase: MVSHSELRKLFCSADAVCFDVDSTVIREEGIDELAKFCGVEDAVSEMTRRAMGGAVPFKAALMERLALIQPSREQVQRLIAEHPPHLTPGIRELVSRLQERNVQVFLISGGFRSIVEHVAAKLNIPSTNVFANRLKFYFNGEYAGFDEMQPTAESGGKGKVIKLLKEKYHFKNIVMIGDGATDMEACPPADVFIGFGGNVIRQQVKDNAEWYITDFVELLGELEE; encoded by the exons ATGGTGTCccactcagagctgaggaaacttTTCTGTTCTGCTGATGCAGTGTGCTTCGATGTCGATAGCACAGTCATCAGAGAAGAAGGAATTGATGAGCTGGCCAAATTCTGTGGAGTTGAGGACGCTGTGTCAGAAAT GACACGGCGAGCCATGGGCGGGGCAGTTCCTTTCAAAGCAGCCCTCATGGAGCGCTTAGCTCTGATCCAGCCGTCCAGGGAACAGGTGCAAAGGCTCATAGCAGAGCACCCCCCGCACCTGACCCCTGGCATAAG ggAGCTGGTAAGTCGCCTACAAGAGCGAAATGTTCAGGTTTTCCTGATATCTGGCGGCTTTAGGAGCATTGTAGAGCATGTTGCCGCAAAGCTCAACATCCCGTCAACCAATGTATTTGCCAATAGGCTGAAATTCTACTTCAATG GTGAATATGCAGGTTTTGATGAGATGCAGCCAACAGCCGAATCTGGTGGGAAAGGAAAAGTTATCAAACTGTTgaaggaaaaatatcattttaagaatatagTCATGATTGGGGATGGAGCCACCGACATGGAAGCCTGTCCTCCTGCT gATGTTTTCATTGGATTTGGAGGAAATGTGATCAGGCAGCAAGTAAAGGACAACGCAGAGTGGTACATCACTGACTTCGTAGAGCTTCTGGGAGAACTGGAAGAATAA